One Spinacia oleracea cultivar Varoflay chromosome 4, BTI_SOV_V1, whole genome shotgun sequence DNA segment encodes these proteins:
- the LOC110801301 gene encoding glucomannan 4-beta-mannosyltransferase 9 isoform X2: MDPISTFSGGRNADGVSSQVGLIWQQAKSPLFVPILKLLVTVCLGMSLMLFVERLYMGIVIVLVKIFGRKPEKSYNWEPFKDDLEIGNSNYPMVLIQIPMYNEKEVYQLSIGAACGLSWPSDRIIVQVLDDSTDPITKNLVEMECQRWRSKGINIKYEIRNNRNGYKAGALKEGMKHNYVKDCHFVAIFDADFQPEPDFLWRTIPFLVHNPQIALVQARWKFGTAGVWRISAINEAGGWKDRTTVEDMDLAVRASLKGWKFVYVGDLKVKNELPSSFKAYRYQQHRWSCGPANLFRKMIKEIIRNNKVTVWKKVHVIYSFFFVRKIVAHIVTFIFYCVVLPTTVLVPEVQVPKWAAVYIPTTITLLNAVGTPRSLHLVVFWILFENVMSLHRTKATFIGLFEAGRVNEWVVTEKLGISNNKLLPSTKSFNKPNTTILHKIHLLELMVGAYLFFCGCYDFAFGINHYFIYLFFQSLAFFIAAFGYVGTFVPNSY; the protein is encoded by the exons ATGGATCCAATTTCGACATTTTCGGGTGGGAGGAATGCAGATGGTGTTAGTAGTCAAGTTGGTTTGATTTGGCAGCAAGCTAAATCCCCACTATTTGTTCCCATACTTAAGTTATTAGTGACGGTTTGTTTAGGTATGTCACTAATGTTATTCGTGGAGCGACTTTATATGGGGATTGTTATTGTCTTGGTTAAGATCTTTGGGCGTAAGCCTGAGAAAAGCTATAATTGGGAACCATTCAAGGATGATTTAGAAATTGGTAACTCTAATTACCCTATGGTTCTTATTCAAATCCCTATGTACAACGAGAAAGAG GTATATCAGTTATCTATAGGCGCAGCGTGTGGGTTATCATGGCCTTCAGACCGCATCATCGTCCAAGTTCTGGATGATTCAACTGACCCTATTACTAAG AATTTGGTGGAAATGGAATGCCAAAGATGGAGAAGCAAAGgaataaacataaaatatgAGATAAGAAACAACAGAAATGGGTATAAAGCAGGGGCACTTAAGGAAGGAATGAAGCATAATTATGTTAAGGACTGTCACTTTGTTGCTATTTTCGATGCTGATTTTCAACCTGAGCCTGACTTTCTTTGGCGAACTATACCATTTCTTGTCCATAACCCTCAGATTGCCCTTGTTCAAGCTCGTTGGAAGTTTG GGACAGCTGGTGTATGGAGGATATCAGCAATAAATGAGGCTGGTGGGTGGAAAGATCGAACAACGGTGGAAGATATGGACTTGGCTGTGAGGGCCAGTCTCAAGGGTTGGAAATTTGTTTATGTGGGTGATCTTAAG GTTAAAAACGAACTTCCAAGTAGCTTCAAAGCCTACCGTTATCAGCAGCATAGATGGTCATGTGGCCCTGCTAATCTGTTTAGAAAAATGATAAAAGAAATCATTAGAAATAACAAAGTGACAGTATGGAAGAAGGTTCATGTGATATACAGCTTTTTCTTTGTTAGGAAAATAGTTGCACACATTGTTacctttattttctattgtgtgGTACTACCAACAACAGTATTGGTCCCAGAAGTTCAAGTCCCTAAGTGGGCTGCTGTTTATATACCTACCACTATTACACTCCTTAATGCTGTTGGTACTCCAAGATCTCTTCATCTTGTAGTATTTTGGATCTTATTCGAGAATGTTATGTCATTGCATCGAACCAAAGCTACATTTATAGGACTCTTTGAAGCTGGACGAGTCAATGAATGGGTTGTTACTGAGAAACTCGGAATATCCAACAATAAACTACTACCTTCTACTAAATCATTCAACAAACCCAACACTACAATTCTACATAA AATCCATCTGTTAGAACTTATGGTGGGTGCATATCTCTTCTTCTGCGGATGCTACGATTTTGCATTTGGGATAAACCATTACTTCATTTACCTATTCTTCCAGTCCTTGGCATTCTTCATTGCTGCCTTCGGCTATGTCGGCACATTTGTCCCCAATTCTTACTAA
- the LOC110801301 gene encoding glucomannan 4-beta-mannosyltransferase 9 isoform X1 yields the protein MDPISTFSGGRNADGVSSQVGLIWQQAKSPLFVPILKLLVTVCLGMSLMLFVERLYMGIVIVLVKIFGRKPEKSYNWEPFKDDLEIGNSNYPMVLIQIPMYNEKEVYQLSIGAACGLSWPSDRIIVQVLDDSTDPITKNLVEMECQRWRSKGINIKYEIRNNRNGYKAGALKEGMKHNYVKDCHFVAIFDADFQPEPDFLWRTIPFLVHNPQIALVQARWKFVNADECLMTRMQEMSLDYHFTVEQEVGSSTYAFFGFNGTAGVWRISAINEAGGWKDRTTVEDMDLAVRASLKGWKFVYVGDLKVKNELPSSFKAYRYQQHRWSCGPANLFRKMIKEIIRNNKVTVWKKVHVIYSFFFVRKIVAHIVTFIFYCVVLPTTVLVPEVQVPKWAAVYIPTTITLLNAVGTPRSLHLVVFWILFENVMSLHRTKATFIGLFEAGRVNEWVVTEKLGISNNKLLPSTKSFNKPNTTILHKIHLLELMVGAYLFFCGCYDFAFGINHYFIYLFFQSLAFFIAAFGYVGTFVPNSY from the exons ATGGATCCAATTTCGACATTTTCGGGTGGGAGGAATGCAGATGGTGTTAGTAGTCAAGTTGGTTTGATTTGGCAGCAAGCTAAATCCCCACTATTTGTTCCCATACTTAAGTTATTAGTGACGGTTTGTTTAGGTATGTCACTAATGTTATTCGTGGAGCGACTTTATATGGGGATTGTTATTGTCTTGGTTAAGATCTTTGGGCGTAAGCCTGAGAAAAGCTATAATTGGGAACCATTCAAGGATGATTTAGAAATTGGTAACTCTAATTACCCTATGGTTCTTATTCAAATCCCTATGTACAACGAGAAAGAG GTATATCAGTTATCTATAGGCGCAGCGTGTGGGTTATCATGGCCTTCAGACCGCATCATCGTCCAAGTTCTGGATGATTCAACTGACCCTATTACTAAG AATTTGGTGGAAATGGAATGCCAAAGATGGAGAAGCAAAGgaataaacataaaatatgAGATAAGAAACAACAGAAATGGGTATAAAGCAGGGGCACTTAAGGAAGGAATGAAGCATAATTATGTTAAGGACTGTCACTTTGTTGCTATTTTCGATGCTGATTTTCAACCTGAGCCTGACTTTCTTTGGCGAACTATACCATTTCTTGTCCATAACCCTCAGATTGCCCTTGTTCAAGCTCGTTGGAAGTTTG TGAATGCGGATGAATGCTTGATGACTCGGATGCAAGAAATGTCGTTAGATTACCATTTCACAGTGGAACAAGAAGTTGGGTCCTCCACTTATGCTTTCTTCGGATTCAATG GGACAGCTGGTGTATGGAGGATATCAGCAATAAATGAGGCTGGTGGGTGGAAAGATCGAACAACGGTGGAAGATATGGACTTGGCTGTGAGGGCCAGTCTCAAGGGTTGGAAATTTGTTTATGTGGGTGATCTTAAG GTTAAAAACGAACTTCCAAGTAGCTTCAAAGCCTACCGTTATCAGCAGCATAGATGGTCATGTGGCCCTGCTAATCTGTTTAGAAAAATGATAAAAGAAATCATTAGAAATAACAAAGTGACAGTATGGAAGAAGGTTCATGTGATATACAGCTTTTTCTTTGTTAGGAAAATAGTTGCACACATTGTTacctttattttctattgtgtgGTACTACCAACAACAGTATTGGTCCCAGAAGTTCAAGTCCCTAAGTGGGCTGCTGTTTATATACCTACCACTATTACACTCCTTAATGCTGTTGGTACTCCAAGATCTCTTCATCTTGTAGTATTTTGGATCTTATTCGAGAATGTTATGTCATTGCATCGAACCAAAGCTACATTTATAGGACTCTTTGAAGCTGGACGAGTCAATGAATGGGTTGTTACTGAGAAACTCGGAATATCCAACAATAAACTACTACCTTCTACTAAATCATTCAACAAACCCAACACTACAATTCTACATAA AATCCATCTGTTAGAACTTATGGTGGGTGCATATCTCTTCTTCTGCGGATGCTACGATTTTGCATTTGGGATAAACCATTACTTCATTTACCTATTCTTCCAGTCCTTGGCATTCTTCATTGCTGCCTTCGGCTATGTCGGCACATTTGTCCCCAATTCTTACTAA
- the LOC110801304 gene encoding RING-H2 finger protein ATL73, translating into MTSAKTNLVMTVIGFVVSTLFIVFICTRLICARIQLRASRRNFRRHFASSRSNLSTLERGMHGVEPPIIANFPAKKYGDEYFSSAESGQCSICLAEYHKEDVLRILPYCGHYFHIKCIDIWLLQHCTCPVCRISLRETNEKKRSMQLMSSSRSHFDTDFPARQCRFLSRIPETRRTDPIQENQFVSHVGIEAALDNRLLPEDGIVKDPASKHVESPSSA; encoded by the exons ATGACATCTGCAAAAACAAATTTAGTTATGACAGTGATTGGATTTGTAGTCAGCACTTTGTTTATAGTCTTCATTTGCACTAGACTCATCTGTGCTCGGATTCAATTGCGCGCTTCTCGTCGAAATTTCCGTCGCCATTTTGCGTCATCTAGATCTAATCTCAGTACT TTAGAGCGGGGAATGCACGGTGTGGAACCTCCAATAATTGCGAATTTTCCGGCCAAAAAGTACGGCGACGAATATTTCTCCTCGGCAGAAAGTGGGCA ATGCTCTATTTGCTTGGCTGAATACCACAAGGAAGATGTATTGCGCATACTCCCTTACTGTGGTCACTACTTTCACATAAAGTGCATAGATATATGGCTGCTTCAACATTGCACCTGCCCAGTTTGTCGGATTTCGTTGCGTGAGACTAATGAGAAGAAACGATCAATGCAGTTAATGTCAAGTTCTCGATCTCATTTTGATACTGATTTTCCTGCTCGTCAGTGTAGATTTTTATCGAGAATTCCAGAAACTCGTAGGACAGATCCCATTCAAGAGAACCAATTTGTGTCTCATGTTGGAATAGAAGCAGCCTTAGATAACAGGCTGTTACCTGAAGATGGTATCGTAAAAGACCCCGCCAGCAAACATGTAGAGAGCCCATCATCTGCATAG
- the LOC110801308 gene encoding uncharacterized protein has translation MLGVLCARPPKPWNISPQTFSLHHHHHHQPWASVRDEFRKTQQISSVDGGAAASIWRVIIPATAGGGDWRRDYLRPAIHQQKGEGSWNVACDARPARWLHRLDLAYLLFGVCVCLAPVDWNDVVVAEEEKIVAESLAGDQQDSRCSSNYRVTGVLADGRCLFRAIAHGACLQTGEEAPNENRQRELADDLRAQVVEELLNRRKEIEGFIEEDFDSYVKRIQQPYVWGGEPELRMASHVLKKLISVFMKDQISDSLTNIANYGEEYKNKECPINVLFHGYGHYELLETS, from the exons ATGCTTGGAGTACTTTGCGCACGCCCCCCTAAGCCTTGGAACATTTCGCCTCAAACCTTCTCCctccaccaccatcaccaccatcaGCCTTGGGCGTCGGTCCGAGACGAGTTTAGGAAGACACAACAAATCAGCAGTGTAGATGGAGGCGCTGCTGCGTCCATTTGGCGGGTAATTATTCCTGCTACTGCTGGCGGAGGTGATTGGCGGAGGGATTACCTTCGCCCTGCAATCCACCAGCAAAAGGGCGAGGGTTCCTGGAATGTTGCTTGCGATGCTAGGCCTGCTCGTTGGCTTCACCGTCTCGACCTCGCTTATCTCCTTTTTGGTGTTTGTGTCTGCCTTGCCCCTGTCGATTGGAATGACGTCGTTGTTGCCGAGGAAGAGAAGATAGTTGCCGAATCTCTCGCTGGTGATCAACAGGACTCTAGATGCTCCTCCAATTATAGGGTTACTG GAGTTTTGGCGGATGGCCgatgtttgtttagagccatagCTCATGGGGCTTGTTTGCAAACTGGAGAGGAAGCACCCAACGAAAACCGTCAGAGAGAGCTTGCTGATGATTTGAGGGCTCAG GTGGTGGAAGAGCTCTTGAATAGACGCAAAGAAATAGAAGG GTTCATTGAGGAAGACTTTGATTCATATGTGAAGAGGATACAACAACCTTATGTTTGGGGAGGAGAACCAGAACTACGGATGGCTTCTCATGTCCTCAA GAAGTTGATATCCGTATTTATGAAGGATCAAATTTCAGACAGTTTGACAAACATAGCAAATTATGGGGAAGAATATAAGAATAAGGAGTGCCCAATAAATGTTTTGTTTCATGGGTATGGTCACTATGAGCTCTTGGAGACTTCTTAA